Genomic DNA from Acidisoma sp. PAMC 29798:
GAGCCGAAGGCCCTTCGCCGTCTTGGCAGACCCGCGTGGCTCCGAGTGAAACGGAACGCTGACGGATCAATTTATTGCGACTCACTGACGTCGCAACGGAGGTAACCCGGTTAACACCTTGAGTAGAAAGCATTTCGCCGGGTAGCGGTAAGGAAGCATTGTCAATCACAATTTCGATAAACCCGATCTCGGGATGCAATGCAAGCTTTACCGACCGTGTTGAGACGCGAGGGGTGTCAAGTAACGCTATAAGGAACCTGTTCCTCATCTTGTCGGCGACTCGCCTGATCTTGCCCCATTTTCGCCTCGATTGGGTTTGGGCTCGCCCCTCGGTCTTCTGGGGTCGATGGTCGCCCCCTTTGACTTGCCGGGCCGCACCCTGCAGGCGCAGCCCTGCGTGCCGGGCCATTGCGCCGTGAGGCGCGGGGAGGCAGAAGATGGCGTTAAGACAATGAAATCCGTGAACAAGCCTACCCTATGAAGATCGATGTTCAATCCGCCGCTGCTGCCCTCCGCGCTGCGGCCATCGCCGGCCGCGACGCGTCACGCTTGCTTGCGCAATCAAGCGAGGCGCAGCGCAATTTGGCGCTGACAGGGGCCGCTGATGCCCTGCGCGCCCGGACGGCCGAGCTTCTCGCCGCCAACGCCATCGATCTTGACGCCTACCAGGGTCTGCCCGCCCTGCGGGACCGGCTGCGGCTGGATGCAAAACGCATCCAAGCCATGGCGATCGGCTTGGAGGAGATCGCGGCCCTGCCCGATCCCCTCGGTCATGTCATGGCCGATTGGACTCGCCCGAACGGCTTGAACTTCCGTCGCATCTCCACGCCCATCGGCGTCATCGGCATGATCTATGAAAGCCGGCCCAATGTCGGCGCGGATGCCGCCGGTATTTGCCTGAAGTCCGGCAATGCCGTCATTTTACGCGGCGGGTCAGATAGTTTCCACAGTGCGGCGGTTATTCACGCCGCTATTCGCGACGGCCTGATCTGCGCTGGCCTGCCGGAGGCAGCGGTCCAGGTCGCGCCCGGAACGGATCGCGCCTTCGTCGCCGCCATGCTCGCAGCCTCCGGCCTCATCGACCTCATCATTCCGCGCGGCGGCAAGGGGCTGGTTACACGTGTCCAGGCCGAAGCCCGCGTGCCCGTCCTTGCCCATGCCGAGGGCCTCAATCACACCTACGTCCATGCGGCCGCCGACCCCGCGATGGCACGCCGCATCCTGGTGAATGCCAAGATGCGCCGCACCGATGTCTGTGGCGCCACCGAAACCCTGCTGATCGATGCCGCCATCGCGCCGAGCCTGCTGCCCGAGATCGTCTCGGACCTGCGCGCCCTCGGGTGCGATTTCCGTGCCGATGCGGCGGCGCAGGCGATCATCGCGACCCTGCCCCCGGCATCCGACGCCGACTTCGATACCGAATGGCTCGACGCCATCCTCGCCATCCGCGTCGTTCAGAACGTGGATGAGGCCATCGCCCATATCGCGGCCCATGGCAGCGAGCATACCGATGCCATTATCACGGAGGATGCGGTGGTCGCGGAGCATTTCCTCAACGCAACCTCCGGCGCCGTGGTGCTCTGGAATGCCTCGACCCAGTTCTGTGACGGCGCCGAATTCGGCTTTGGCGCCGAAATCGGTATCGCGACCGGGCGCATCCATGCGCGCGGCCCGGTCGGCGTCGAGCAGCTTACCACCTTCCGCTATCAGGTTCGCGGCACGGGTCAGGTGCGGCCCTGAAGGCCGCCACCATCGGCCAGCCCGACCCTCTTCCGAGGCGCGGCGACCGGCGGAAAATGCGTATCGGAATCCTCGGCGGCTCGTTCAACCCGGCCCATGCTGGCCATCTGCATGTTGCCCACCAGGCGCAGCGGCGGTTCCGGTTGGATCAGGTCTGGCTCATGGTCTCGCCGGGCAATCCGTTGAAGCCGGCGGCCGGCATGGCGCCCTTCGCCGAACGGCTCGCATCCGCGCACGAGATTGCGGACGGCCGCCACATCATTGCGACCGCGATCGAGGCGACCATCGGCACGCGCTACACGCGCGATACGCTGCACCGTCTGCGCCGCCAGTTTCCCTGCGCCCATTTCGTCTGGCTGATGGGGGCCGATAATCTTGAGGATCTGTCGCGCTGGCAGCGTTGGACGGAAATCGCCGACAAAACTTCCCTGGGCGTGTTGCCGCGACCGGCGCATAATACGGGTGCGCTGGCCAGCCGGGCCGCGCATCGCCTGCGCCATTCCCGGCTGCCCGCCCGCCAGGCATCCATGCTCGGTCTGACCGCGACGCCCGCCTGGATTTTTTTGCCCACTACGCAGAATGCGCTATCCGCGACAGCGCTTCGTGCGGCAAAGCAGGGGAACCAGCCAATTGGCTCTGCCCCCAGCCCTGTCCGCCCCGAGCGCGTCGCCACGAACGGAGAAGAACAATAGCCCGCAAGCCGCCCGCCGACACGGCCGCCCCCCGCCGCCGTGTCACCGCCCCGCGTCCCGCCGTAGCCGCGCCCGCAACGACCGCCGCACCCCCCGCGACGATCCGCAAGAAGGCCGTCATCTCTGGCCCACGCGCAAAGAGCCGCAAGGTCGCCGCGACCCCGCCTGAGCTCGACCGCCTTCAGGCGCTCATCACCACGAGCCTGGAAGACGACAAGGGGGAGGAGATCGTGGTCCTCGACCTGCGCGGCAAGGCAAGCTTCGCCGATCGCATGATCATCGCCACCGGCCTCGCGGACCGGCAGATCAGCGCCATGGCAACCCATTTGCGCGAAAAACTGCGCGAAGGCGGCTTCGGCCGTGTGCGCATCGAAGGCGAAAACGGCTCCGACTGGGTGCTGATCGATGCCGGCGATATCGTCGTTCATCTGTTCCGGCCCGATTCCCGCACCTTGTATGGGCTGGAGAAGATGTGGGGCGCGGATCTGGACGAGGCGACCACCTAAACCCCCATGCGCGTTATTGCCATCGGTCGGCAGCGCCAGGGACCGGAGGCTGAGCTTTTTGCGCGCTACGCCGCCCGGCTACGGCCGGCGCTGGAGCTGACGGAACTCGCCGAAGGCCGTGGCGCGCCGGTGGAGATCAAGCGGCGGGAAGCCGCCAGCCTGATCGCCGCCCTGCCCACCGGCGCCTTTGCCGTGGCGATGGACCAGGACGGCACGACGCCCGACAGCCAGGGCCTCGCGCGCCTCATCGACCAATGGAATGGCCTGAGCCGCCCGATCTGCTTCCTGATCGGCGGCACTGAGGGGTTGGATGCGACGGTGCTGGCCCGCGCTGACGCAAAGCTGTCGCTGGGACGGCTGACCTGGCCGCATTACCTGGCGCGCGCCATGCTCGCCGAGCAGCTGTATCGCGCCCACGCAATCCTCACCGGCCACCCCTACCATCGCGACGGACGGCCGTGATACCAGCAGACACCCTATCGATGGAGTTCCTCGGGCAATGACTGTGCAGCCAGTGCGTCCGGTGATGCTCGTGATCCTCGACGGTTGGGGATGGCGTGACTCCAACACCGACAATGCCGTGCGGCTGGCGCATACGCCGACCTTCGACCGCTTGTGGGGTAACGGGCCGCACGCCTTTCTCCATACGGATGGCGAGGACGTCGGCCTGCCCGAGGGCCAGTTCGGCAATTCCGAGGTCGGCCATCTGAACATCGGCGCCGGCCGCGTCGTCATGCAGGAACTGCCGCGCATCACCCGCGCGGCACGGGATGGGTCGCTTGCCACCAACCCGACGATTCTCGCCCTGATCGCGGCAGCGCAAGCCAGCACCGGGGTCTGCCATCTGCTCGGCCTCATCTCCCCCGGCGGGGTCCATGCCCATCAGGATCA
This window encodes:
- a CDS encoding 23S rRNA (pseudouridine(1915)-N(3))-methyltransferase RlmH; translated protein: MRVIAIGRQRQGPEAELFARYAARLRPALELTELAEGRGAPVEIKRREAASLIAALPTGAFAVAMDQDGTTPDSQGLARLIDQWNGLSRPICFLIGGTEGLDATVLARADAKLSLGRLTWPHYLARAMLAEQLYRAHAILTGHPYHRDGRP
- the rsfS gene encoding ribosome silencing factor — protein: MRKKAVISGPRAKSRKVAATPPELDRLQALITTSLEDDKGEEIVVLDLRGKASFADRMIIATGLADRQISAMATHLREKLREGGFGRVRIEGENGSDWVLIDAGDIVVHLFRPDSRTLYGLEKMWGADLDEATT
- a CDS encoding nicotinate-nucleotide adenylyltransferase, whose protein sequence is MGQPDPLPRRGDRRKMRIGILGGSFNPAHAGHLHVAHQAQRRFRLDQVWLMVSPGNPLKPAAGMAPFAERLASAHEIADGRHIIATAIEATIGTRYTRDTLHRLRRQFPCAHFVWLMGADNLEDLSRWQRWTEIADKTSLGVLPRPAHNTGALASRAAHRLRHSRLPARQASMLGLTATPAWIFLPTTQNALSATALRAAKQGNQPIGSAPSPVRPERVATNGEEQ
- a CDS encoding glutamate-5-semialdehyde dehydrogenase, whose amino-acid sequence is MKIDVQSAAAALRAAAIAGRDASRLLAQSSEAQRNLALTGAADALRARTAELLAANAIDLDAYQGLPALRDRLRLDAKRIQAMAIGLEEIAALPDPLGHVMADWTRPNGLNFRRISTPIGVIGMIYESRPNVGADAAGICLKSGNAVILRGGSDSFHSAAVIHAAIRDGLICAGLPEAAVQVAPGTDRAFVAAMLAASGLIDLIIPRGGKGLVTRVQAEARVPVLAHAEGLNHTYVHAAADPAMARRILVNAKMRRTDVCGATETLLIDAAIAPSLLPEIVSDLRALGCDFRADAAAQAIIATLPPASDADFDTEWLDAILAIRVVQNVDEAIAHIAAHGSEHTDAIITEDAVVAEHFLNATSGAVVLWNASTQFCDGAEFGFGAEIGIATGRIHARGPVGVEQLTTFRYQVRGTGQVRP